One region of Flavobacterium sp. KACC 22763 genomic DNA includes:
- a CDS encoding patatin-like phospholipase family protein, with product MDIVTDLTAEAVSYITLFQDILKSQPKSTVPNNLINNTEWKSLNVCNLLIDNLTPNQKEKIRDLVWHSPTKANTKDLARIYFKRTVLLLDWLSENILIGKKKIDLLLSAEGTSELILFKPPFFWREKIRHILYKESDKRLELVELLEYMPVQVILAITLKKEKDYTIRLYQFYIKKIFEKESETVVTFNDHDLLTREDKDKHAEFWKSEEAEFAQSYLKNDQELLKKLIKNGCSIPFETLFRDELIEISRARKARDKELNLASVSNDYKSETLASHSIKAEQVFDAVGEASEMKLMGLAFSGGGIRSATFNLGILQRLAALNALHKFDYISTVSGGGYIGTWFNSWIKRSGSFSKINDRLSPDKSGDPLADEVRPIRWLRMFSNYLSPNVGIMSPDAWTSGMTWVRNTMINQTVLLLTLLTILSCIYTIYSFWDWARESITQQSILCVSIWSSIILIIGSLIVAIPMRTFYSDEEKESHKLWLINLRKSIINFTRKFKLGTFIPNIILIWGGFSALIISTYFAAYNPNFIGNDKFWFIGLVFCAAFSGFIWVAVWGNYHKRWDLMKRGVGNVTPKEEKNDYAKDEIQESKKIFEKKVGWAIALSSLVASAVLVFLLIVFWSNTNFIYNLFIEHYSNSCKVFFVIGIPCILEIFSIAVIIRMALMGNLFPDYRREWWGRIGGLVHRFILFWIIISFASLIMPDLWEKYSKSNLEGFDWKSLTGWTGWAGFIGWGMKKAFEATDESESKKKSYIDILLKVVPFVFMVGVLLIGSWILDKIEGFNFFPNIKEDWGKFGCITISLLIITVLVSWRVGVNEFSLHHFYRNRLIRAFMGATRSREERIKTANAFTGFDAYDDILLSSMTVKDGYFGPLPLINATLNATVVSALDRQDRKGESFVFSPLYCGYDFSPTRSSTYNVDRIYEYGYRPTNKFSNKNGGPTMGTAMAISGAAVNPNWGYHSSSTMAFLLTLFNLRLGWWIGNPRLAKWKNPDPVFGLLYLMRDLIGKSDINMKYVCLSDGGHFDNTGLYELIRRRCQYILLGDAEQDNRGTCEGLANAIRRCRIDFGVDIDISIDDIIKGKSHIAKGAIKYPGDKKDIGTLIYIKTVVTGEEPADIREYALANPDFPQQSTGDQFFDEAQFESYRKLGYYSIKDISELHLP from the coding sequence ATGGATATAGTAACAGATCTTACAGCAGAAGCGGTTTCTTATATCACCTTATTTCAAGATATTTTAAAAAGCCAGCCCAAATCAACTGTACCGAACAATTTGATTAACAATACAGAGTGGAAATCGCTTAATGTATGTAATTTGCTTATTGATAATTTAACTCCTAATCAAAAAGAGAAAATTAGAGATTTGGTCTGGCATAGCCCTACAAAAGCAAACACTAAAGATCTTGCCAGGATATATTTTAAGAGGACTGTTTTGCTTTTAGATTGGCTTTCTGAAAATATACTGATAGGTAAAAAAAAGATCGATTTATTATTATCTGCGGAAGGAACATCAGAACTAATTTTGTTTAAACCCCCATTTTTCTGGAGGGAGAAAATCAGACACATTTTATATAAGGAGTCAGACAAACGTCTTGAACTGGTAGAATTATTAGAATATATGCCAGTACAGGTAATTTTGGCTATAACATTAAAAAAAGAGAAAGATTATACGATAAGACTTTATCAATTTTATATAAAGAAAATATTCGAAAAGGAATCAGAAACAGTGGTAACTTTTAATGATCATGATCTTCTGACTAGGGAAGATAAGGACAAACATGCTGAGTTTTGGAAAAGTGAAGAGGCTGAATTTGCTCAATCATACCTAAAAAATGATCAAGAATTGCTCAAAAAATTAATAAAAAACGGATGTTCGATTCCCTTTGAAACACTCTTTAGAGATGAGTTAATAGAAATTTCTAGGGCACGAAAAGCAAGAGATAAAGAATTAAATCTAGCTTCGGTAAGCAATGATTATAAAAGTGAAACCTTAGCGTCGCATTCTATTAAAGCAGAACAGGTTTTTGATGCTGTGGGAGAAGCTAGTGAGATGAAACTTATGGGACTTGCTTTTTCAGGAGGAGGAATCAGGTCTGCCACTTTTAATCTGGGTATTCTACAACGATTAGCAGCATTAAATGCTCTTCACAAATTTGATTATATCTCAACTGTATCTGGTGGTGGTTATATTGGAACTTGGTTTAATTCATGGATAAAGAGATCAGGTTCTTTTAGCAAAATTAATGACCGTCTTTCTCCTGATAAATCTGGTGATCCGTTAGCAGATGAAGTCCGTCCAATACGATGGCTTAGAATGTTCAGCAATTATTTATCCCCAAATGTTGGAATAATGTCTCCAGATGCGTGGACGTCTGGTATGACTTGGGTGCGCAATACAATGATTAATCAAACGGTATTGTTGCTGACATTATTAACTATCCTATCTTGTATCTATACTATTTATTCTTTTTGGGATTGGGCTAGAGAAAGTATAACGCAACAAAGTATTTTATGTGTTTCTATTTGGAGCAGTATCATATTGATAATAGGTTCTCTCATTGTTGCGATTCCAATGCGTACTTTTTATAGTGATGAAGAAAAAGAATCACATAAACTATGGTTAATAAATTTGAGGAAATCAATAATAAATTTTACGAGAAAATTTAAGTTAGGAACTTTTATCCCTAATATAATTTTGATTTGGGGCGGATTTAGTGCATTAATTATTAGTACTTATTTTGCGGCATATAATCCAAATTTTATTGGAAATGATAAATTTTGGTTTATAGGTTTGGTTTTTTGTGCGGCATTTTCAGGTTTTATCTGGGTAGCTGTTTGGGGTAATTACCATAAAAGATGGGATCTCATGAAAAGAGGAGTAGGAAATGTTACGCCAAAAGAAGAAAAAAATGATTACGCTAAAGATGAAATTCAAGAATCTAAAAAAATATTTGAGAAAAAAGTTGGTTGGGCAATTGCTTTATCTTCTCTTGTAGCATCGGCGGTGCTAGTATTTCTTTTGATAGTTTTTTGGTCCAATACAAATTTTATTTACAATTTGTTTATAGAGCATTATTCAAATTCTTGTAAAGTATTTTTTGTTATTGGTATTCCTTGTATCCTTGAAATATTCTCAATAGCTGTGATTATCAGAATGGCACTTATGGGAAATCTTTTTCCAGACTATAGAAGAGAATGGTGGGGTAGAATTGGCGGTTTGGTTCATCGCTTCATACTTTTTTGGATTATCATAAGTTTTGCTTCTTTGATTATGCCTGATCTATGGGAGAAATATTCAAAAAGCAATTTGGAAGGTTTTGACTGGAAAAGTTTAACAGGTTGGACTGGTTGGGCTGGATTTATTGGCTGGGGTATGAAAAAAGCTTTTGAAGCTACGGATGAAAGTGAAAGCAAAAAGAAAAGCTATATTGATATTTTACTTAAAGTCGTGCCGTTTGTTTTTATGGTTGGAGTTCTGTTGATAGGTTCTTGGATATTAGACAAAATAGAAGGATTTAATTTTTTTCCGAATATAAAAGAAGACTGGGGTAAATTTGGTTGTATTACTATAAGTTTATTAATTATTACAGTCTTAGTGAGTTGGCGTGTAGGTGTTAATGAATTTTCATTGCATCATTTTTATAGAAATAGGCTTATTAGGGCTTTTATGGGGGCAACTCGAAGCAGAGAAGAAAGAATAAAAACAGCCAATGCTTTTACAGGATTTGATGCCTATGATGATATTTTATTGTCTTCAATGACTGTTAAGGATGGTTATTTTGGGCCTCTTCCACTTATAAATGCTACACTCAATGCTACTGTAGTTTCTGCTTTAGACAGACAGGATCGTAAGGGGGAATCATTTGTTTTTTCTCCATTATATTGTGGTTATGATTTTAGTCCTACGCGTTCTTCGACTTATAACGTAGATAGAATTTATGAGTATGGATACAGACCAACAAATAAGTTTTCTAATAAAAATGGTGGTCCAACAATGGGAACTGCAATGGCAATATCCGGTGCCGCAGTTAACCCAAATTGGGGATATCATTCTTCTTCTACTATGGCATTTTTACTTACGCTTTTTAATCTGCGTCTAGGCTGGTGGATTGGTAATCCGAGACTGGCTAAATGGAAGAATCCTGATCCAGTATTTGGCTTATTGTATTTAATGCGAGATCTTATTGGTAAGTCAGATATTAATATGAAGTATGTTTGTCTTTCCGATGGGGGGCATTTTGACAATACGGGTTTATATGAACTTATAAGAAGACGTTGTCAGTATATTTTATTGGGTGATGCAGAGCAGGATAATAGAGGGACTTGTGAAGGGCTTGCAAATGCTATAAGACGATGCCGAATAGATTTTGGAGTTGATATTGATATTTCAATTGATGATATTATTAAAGGAAAGAGTCATATAGCCAAAGGAGCTATTAAGTATCCAGGTGATAAAAAAGATATTGGAACGCTCATATATATCAAAACTGTTGTAACAGGCGAGGAACCAGCTGATATTAGAGAATATGCTTTGGCGAATCCAGATTTTCCGCAACAATCGACAGGAGATCAATTTTTTGATGAAGCACAGTTTGAGAGTTATCGTAAATTAGGCTATTATTCCATTAAAGATATAAGTGAATTACACTTGCCTTGA